The Zingiber officinale cultivar Zhangliang chromosome 2A, Zo_v1.1, whole genome shotgun sequence genomic sequence TGGATGAGGGAAGTAACAATGATACTATTAGACAAGAAGCTGAAGTACTCTTTAATAATGTGAGTAGTGAAGTCAAAAGAGCTTATAGTAATTGTTTGATAGATCTCTGTGTAAACCTCAACTATTTGGAAAGAGCTTGTGTGCTCCTCAACCTGGCAATTCAGCTTGAGATATACACAGATCTTCAATCTCGATCTGCTACACAGTGGTCCTTACATGTGAAGAGTCTCTCACTTGGAGCAGCTCTAACTGCATTACATGTATGGATGAATGATTTAACCAAATCTTTGCAGAGTGGGCAGGACTTGCCTCCGTTACTTGGTATTCACACAGGGCATGGAAAACATAGATACTCAGAAAAAGGGTTAGCATCTTCTTTTGAGCCTCACTTGAGGGAAATTGGTGCACCATTTCATGAAGCACCAGACAAGGCTGGATGGTTTCTGACCACAAAAGTTGCAGCTCAATCATGGTTGGAGTCGGGGAACTCATCTTACATAGCTGCTGCTTAGGCTACAGAGTTAGGTAAATGAAAACTTTCTGAAAGGAGATTGCTGCTCTTATTGTTTTTCCCTTGATTCTATGGTCAATGAGGTGTTAGTGCTGATTTCTAATGCATGCTACATTGCTAATAAATACTCTCTGTGCCAATAAATTATTTTTGCTTGATTCTGTTGTCCTTAACTTTCAAGGAGCAGTTGAGTGCTTTGATGAACTCAAGGTACTCATTCCCTTGTTTGAGACACCCAGAAATAGATAATTAAAAGGGTCGTGTCTTGAGTTTGCCtaattgtatttttatttttatttttttttaaagaatttaaatatgaCCTTTCAATTATAATGCATATCGTCTAACGATCAAGCATCATTCAAAATCTCATATGTAAAAGGTCTGCAATGTAAACAgtcaattattaaaaaaaaaaaaacttggctcTAGCTAGGACTCTCCGTAATGTACTAATGCCCTTCTCTGGCATATGCCTTGGGTGTACAATAACTACCCATCCTCTCATGCTTTTAAATTGTTAAGCCTGTTTGACGCCTAGTCAATGAAGAAAATCAGTGGAAGGAGCCTTGATCCCTCACCTCACCTTGCAGTGGTGGAGGAGAACACATGTTTTGAATCAGGGAACCAATCATTAGGTATTTGGGTGTACATTAGTTGGAGGTAGCCTCACATTGAGGAGTGTCTACCTTGCAAAGGTGGAGGATAAAACACATTTGATTCAGGGAAACAAATAATTAGGTATTTGAGTGTAGATTAGGTAGTGGTACCCTTATGTCGAGGAGTGTCCATTTTGCGTGCTATTCCACCAGCTGAATATATGATGCTTCTGTACCAAATGATACATAATGAtcttttaaaccatgatgttGTTAACAATCAAAACAGGTAAAAGGGTGGCCCGGTGCACGACAATGAAATGTAGAGCAAAGGTGTGGTGGATCTTATCTAGAAGATGATTCAATCGTGTTCCTTTGCATATGTTTTGCCTATCCTATCTGCATCTCTAAAGCAtcctttttgttttccttttgggTTTAAAGGTTACCTGGGCCAATTATTACTGGAATCAATAACAATAAGAGGATATTCATCCCCCTTCCACAGACTAAGAGAGGTGCCTCAACAGATCCACAGAAATTACATCAGAATCAATCCTACTGCATCTATTTCTAAGGACCTCTTTGTTAGCCAATCTGCTTCAGTCTCCCTTAACATGTGGTGATAGGTGACATTCCATTCCCTGCATAGCAGCTTGACGATGGTTTTCAACTTGTTGGACCAATCTCTTCCAGTTTTGGCTTCACTATGCATATTCCTCCATGTTTCCTTGCTATCAGTGAATAGTCTCAATGCACTAATGCTCCTATCTTAGGCAATTCCTAATCCATTTCTGATGCTACTTAGCTTTGCATTCAAGAAAAGTCAGTTTTAGTGCCTTAATGAATACAACCGATATGTTTCCTTCATCATTTCTGAATATCCCTCCAACACCCACAATGTCATATGTTGTGACGAGTGCTAAATCCGTGAATAGATTTATGCCGTTAGCATATACTTTCAGAACTCCAATAATATCTTCagctcattttttttatttggtgGGATGGCCTTGGAGTATGATGTTCTGCTTCTATGTCTTTCACTTGATTAACAACAACCTCCCTCAGTTGCATTGGCATTTGGAAATCTACTTCAAACCTCTTCTTGTTCTCCACTTTCATGGGCTCCAGCATGTCACTAAGGTTTTTCACAATACATAACTGCAAAAGCAGAGCTAGTCTCCTTTTTATTCGTATTACATATGAGTAGTGATCTTTGTTCATTTCTAATAAATATGGTTGGATGTGTGTAAGCTTATTGATGAACAATGTAGTTTAAACTTGGCACTCGATTCAAGTGTAGGATTCCAAGTAATTTTCTgccaaaatttccaaaaattaaagtttttatcaGTCAActcaagtttaacttaattacTTGTTTTAGGTTAGTATTCACTTCACAATTGTTCGAGCAAAGGATGCATATGATTGGTTCCACTGAATATGCCCAGAGGTAAAGCATGTGACATTAGGGATCAGTCAATGAACATGATTCACAattttcctttcttttactccATTGCAAACACAATGTTCAACATTCCTGGAACTCAATTGTATGTTACATGCAcagtgaaaaaataataaaaataaagggTAGGAACTCCACAATCTTTTCTATTATGTGATAATTATTTGAAACTGTACATTAGAATCACCAGATACAACATACCATTAGATGGTATGCTCAACTTCTAAGCTCTGAATTCTTTTGATGCTTCAGTCACTTCACAAACCTGTTGAACTAGCCGTTAGATTTTAGTAGTGCAAGATAAAATAATGCACACACAACCTTATCTATAATAACTCTCAACTTTGGCATGTACTTATGAGAAAGTATAGAGAAATGTTACAATTTAGATTATAATTTATGTCTGTGTTTAAATGAATGTGGTAGATGGATAAAGTGAGTTTCACAACCCCTGAAACCAGTTTTTACCTACCTGTTTCAGATGCCAGTGTTTCACTTTTTATCCTCCAAGATAATCATCATTTCTTTTTCTCTAgcatttcttcttttcttcttggatTCCACTTCTGCAGCCTTTGCTAGCACATCAACTTTCCTTAGGAGGAACTGAAAgaaagaaattattttaattaagcaAGAGCACTTATGTGCTAACCCTAGTAGAATGAACTGTTTTATATAGACCTTGATTTCATCATCTTTCATGATTAATACACtatccttgtccttgtgagattctCTCAGGTTTATAACTTCCTTTTGCAGTTTGTCATAAAGAAAGCCTGACACCATATCTTCGTAGCCATCTTCTAGGCTCTCATTCTGTGATTTGATGTCTTCATACTTTTTTTCCTTAACCTCATGGTTGACCTCTGTTCTTCCAGTAATAACATCATCTGCATGTCCATTGGGCCTAACATTTGTTTCTGCATTTTCCTTCCCAGTGTCATTATATGACCTGCTTCTCAAAGCTAGCAAATTCTTTTTCACAACATATGAGTTTAAGTTCTCTGTTCCTCTGGCATTATCAGCATCTCCAGAATTTGAATTAGGCTTCTGCAATACAGTTCCATTGTTGGATGCATAAGGACTCTTCTTTAGGCCATTGGGTGATGGCAATCCACTCTTCTTTCTCTCACTGTGAAGACTTGAATGCTTCATGCCCTGTTCTAATGTTTTCAACCTCAAGCTTAGTTTCTCCTGCAATGATAGGGTGAACattataaaaaatattgattatttTCAATTCAGACAAGAACTTGTCAATAAGTATCTTACCTTCAGTTGGTTCTCTGTCTTTGCTGTTCTCTCTGCTAAAGTTAACTTATCCTTTAACCTCTGTATCTCCCCCTACAATTTGCCAATATTAGGAGCTATCAGGAGAAATCATATATGTACCAAAACATAGTGTCAGCAATGCAAATAGAGAATGTCAGAAGCCATGTTATTGCACTCGAACAGCAACACAAGTCCACTTATAAATGGTTTCAACATAACCTATCGAGAATATAAGAGAATTTCATAGATTAGCAAACCTGAAAAACTCTCCTCTCTTCCAGCCACTGCTTGACAGGTATGACTTTGTCTCCATCATCTTTCCACTCATTAGCTGCAGCTGTTGCTATCCTACTTGCTGAAACTTTAACTCTAGCCAGCTCTCTCTCAACCACCCTTTTGTCCTCCTAGAAATTTGTTGATTGTCTAAAATTTTAACCTCCAGTGTAGATACAGAGAGCCAAATTGCAAATACTTAATGGACTGAAACCTACATTTAACTCAGTGATCTTGCGCTGATAGTCCCTTATTGCATTGGCAGTCACACCTCCAGCTAGAATAGATTCCTCAAGTTCACGAATGGTTTTCATAAGTTTTTCTACCTCAACAACTTTCTTTCTATATGTTTTCTCTAGAATTTTGTTCTCttcctgcaaaaaaaaaaaaaaaaaaaaaactcataagGCCTGGCTTGGTACTTCATTAATTTGCCAAAGTAATAGTTTAATGCTAGCTAATTATGCCTGGTAGATCTCTATTTGCCTTTTTAATTCATGATTTTTGTTCTGCACCACCTCTACATTCCTTGTTTGTTCAAGTGCACTATGCAGAAGACTTTCTGTTTCCGCTAGTGCTTCCTCTTTAGATTTTGTCAATCTTTCCAATGCTTTTATATCCTCTCGAAGCATCAGAATCTGCATGTGATTAGTTTGAAAAATCCCATATTCTTAGAATTATAATGCTATAATGTAGTCATACTTCCAGAATGGAAAATGTTAGAGAATGGTACCTCATTTCTGTATTCCTTGATTTCTGACTCAAATGGTGCTAGAAGAACCTCAACAGGAATGAATTCCTCATCCTTTTGAGTTGCGTAGACCCTTCTTAGAATTGCTTCAGCAGCAAACTGTGCTATcagtgcctctttcttttcattGGTTAGTTTTTTTATGTCAAGATTCTGCAATGTAGCAAATGATGGTTTCGTCAACTAGCCAAGATGCTAATCACTCTGCAAGATTTTTGTTTGTAAAAAGTAGTCTCTCATAACCTTCTGTTCAAGTTGTTTCTCGGTGGTCCTGAGTTTTTCGTCCATTTTCGTCAGTTCATTACTTAACTAGAGAACATGAAATAGAAAAGGTTAGTTCAAACTCAATAAGGATACTTGGTTGGGTTACTGATATCTCATGTTTCTTATTCTCTACTTACCTTCATAACAGCCTTATCCTTCAAGATTTCAGTTGCTTTCAAGGCCTTGATTTCATTTTTAGCTAGTCCCAACTCCCTTTCCTTCTCTGCAGGTTAAGCTCTGAATTTAGTCAAGTTAGTTCAAATGAATTTATGCTATCAAACTTATTGCCAGAAGCTAAACTAgcttctttttgttttttgtttatcATAAGAAAAAGACGAAATGATGCAAGTGTAGAAGTATGATCCCTGCATAGACAATAACAATACAGTTTGGATTAATAATTGGGATCCATGAAACTGATGCTCCATCCTTAAATAACTAGACCACTATCGTAAAGAAAATGATTACTAGTCAAAATCACTTTCTTTTGTACTTGGTCTTGCTTTGATGTTGTTGAAACTGAATCATTCAGATGAGAAACAAGTGGATAAGAACTCATGCAGATCATTTTCTTTCATACAGGTAAGCCAGCTACCAACACAATCTAGCTAACGACTCTCGAGTGTCTGGCAGTCTTGCTTTAAAGGCTGTTACTAATAAGGCAATTATGATTATCAAGAAAACCTGCATTGGATTTTCATCCAGAAAGAGTAAAGATTGATCTCATAGGTTATTACATGTTCAAGCTATCTATGTTGATCTTAACCATCCTGAGCATTCTAACAAGCAACTTAGAACCTGAACTCTTATGAATCATATATTTATCTTGAAGGTAATATGGACATCTGGATGGTTTGCCATTTTATCTCTAACAAAAGGTTTCACTAAGTCTCAGACCTCATTTGTTTGATCTTCATATCTGTGCTTACTGTTTGCCTGATTTCTagcttctcaaatttggcacttTCTATGGACATGAACAAAACTCTTTCTGCAATAAAACAGTTTTCCAAGTTCAAGAAATTCACAATACACAGAAAAATGCCCTCTGTAATTTATATTTCAGCGTCAACAATAGAATAACCATCTTATTTAATGAAATCTTGACCGTACGAGCAGGAAACCATGGTTCAAGTGTCCCTAccctttattttatttatttttgaaaatggaTGTCTGAACAATTAGGTCAGAGACCAAAAGTAGAACAGCAACTCTTGAAGGAAAAAAGTTCAAAGGACAAACATACCCATAATACAATTTTGCAACCTGTTGAGTTCAATTATTACAGGGTCAGAAGGGCTAGCAAAGAGTTCCGTGGCCCCAGCTGCATCTCCCAAGCTGCCCATTGCACCGCACACTTCTCTACTTCAAGCAGCTTGTTCCTCTTCTCACTTCCAGAGAAGACAACCGTGTCACAAAAACTGGAGGATTCATGGCAATTTATGATGAAGGGTATCTTGACAAACACTGCCCATTCTCCAGGTGGGATTCACCAGAGAAAGAGCAGCTGAAGCCGGCTACAACTCAGCTTGATAGCTATCATTTGTAGGTGCAACTCCTCAATcacttttgttttttgaattacattaaaaaaaaagttttgagCGTGTAGATTTGACAGCATGGCCTACAACGGTTTTGTGTGGTTATACTTTTGATTGTTGTCGATAGCTATCAATCAAAGATTGTGTTAAATAAAAACGAAAACAAGGCAAAATCCAAGCTTCAGTCTTGTGACGGCGTCGAATACACAGGCTAATACAGAGAACAGATTTGTTATATTCTTTTTTCTTGTTAAGCAGATTATAAATGTGTGATTGTGATTATTACTGAAACAGGCAGAAAAAGAAGTAATGGTTTATCAGGCTCTGTGCAATCAATGTATCAAACTTAAGCCAACAAAGAAACGTTCTCCTGTTTGCACTGAGCCGAGCATATAAACCCAGATAAGTTCATGGTTGAACAGACTCAGAGAGATTATTTTGATGCAGGAAAAAAAGAGAGAAGGCCTAATTCTTAGCTTGGAAGAGTTTATatccttaagtttttttttttattcttttgatCTTGTTAGAGGATAAACACTCTTATCACCAGCCAGTGCAACATTACTTGCTTCTGGTCATTGAATCCACATTGCATTTGATGAGTTCAGATTTCAGCTTCACTATTTCCAACTAAAACTAGATTGTGATGTGAAGCTTATCCAAAAATTaggtgattcttcttcttctttccagctTCACTAGCCGGTGAACGCGGTTTACAGAAATCAAACACTGGACATACTTCTTGGAAAAGATTCATAGGACTCATGTGAACTGTTCTTTTGTTTATTGTTGTCTATTTGGCTTAACAATTGTACTTCTTGTTGTGCTTTTGAACAGGTCGAAATGTGAAATCTGAAAGCAAAGCTTACAATTATAAGCCTTAGATCAAAATGTCTAGTGGCCCATTGATTTGGATTAAATGGTTGGTGAGAAGGTGACACAAAGTGGAAATAGTATCTACTGAGGTCAGtatgttttttttaatctatTGAATTCAAATATAAAATAGATAATCATACATCTttgctttttttttcatttaaataaaattttcagatAACTACTAACTTTTCATTGTCAATGTGTAGACAACCGCTTTTATTCTCTACTTTTGCAAATCTTTGAAATTTGGGTTGGAAATGTGAATACAATAAAGAGACGGAGACGAGacgaagagattttattttgcatGAGTTATTAGTCTCATATTAGAAGTCTCTTAGTTTTATTGTtgatttaaattatgacacatgtattgatgttgtaaacatatgtctggggagagactctctcacgcgtggatGCGCAAGGGTGGGTGCAAATCTAAGGCTCGGATTGTACTGAATcaaagttgactcgtgtgcaagCACAATCTACAGACGTTGAATGTCGGACTAGTCTAGGCAAGATTTGTCCAAGTGAATAAATCAACGTTTTGTCATCGAATCTCTTTTCCCCACTTGCTTAAGAGGGTAATGAAAGCATTAATATGAAATTGATGGTGATTtcataacgtctcgacattaatgataatattaaattCATTAATAATGACTTTGTAACGTCTCAGCATTAACGATGATATTAAATCTATTAATAATGATTCCGTAACGTCTCGATATTAATGAAGGCATTAAATTCAttattaaatgatcataatttgatcattcaTTACAGATAATGTGAGTTTCTATATAAGGAgattggatcttgagcaaaggaaTAGAGTAGTGGAAGATAAGCGAAAACGAGAGCGAAAGCAAAATAATGCTTCCACCTTCATTCAtcgattcttttctctcagttGTGCATCCGTTCTATTGAACTACTTGATAACACACTGGTGCATTCTCAATTTGCCATGAACAATTAGTCTTGGTTGCGTGCGTGGTTTTGTTGTTGTATCATGAGAAACAAACGACTCGAGAGAATCTCGAAACACAGTTAGAGGTGGGACGAatttgtttcaagaaaattaCGTTGAACGTAGGCCTCAGTATTATGGTCAGCGAATTCTCTTCCCGATTCAACGATCGATTCCCGATTATGCTATACATCGTATCAACTCTTCAACTCAAACTATCGGAAGCTTGACAGAATCAACCCTGACAATCTAAGATTATTCGTTCAGGTCATctcaataaataaattaaaattgattttatataattttacttttataatttttttaatatcttcATTAACATATTGTCTAACAATTTGTTGATGATTTTACATCTAGACTGAAATGTGACCTTGACTATTATGATTAATGTGTTAAAAAAGTGAGATGGGGAGATGATTAAAGGCTGTCTGACAGAAAAAGCTGATAAGATCAGGATCGAATAAGTTGCATATTTagcaagaaaataaaaaaaataaaaatataaaaagaaaattgaCCATAACATAATAGATAAACTCATGCTCTATGCTACAGATAAGAATCCAAATCATTGATGTAGTTGATTGGGAAGGCCTCAATAAACTTCAAATTCGAAGTATCTAGGGGATCATATTCTAATTTCAAATCAGCTGAATATCTTGAATTTGCGTAAGTCGTGTTCGGGATATACTTGGTAGGTGAACCTGAGAGAAAGGTTGTCTACCATAGAATTAGTTGGACAAAGTCCGAACATTTGTAATAGAATATATATTCTATTTAgactttttttttatgtttaactTTATAGTATTGATAATTGATAAAATTCCTCATATTTAAATTCAGAATAAGTCATTAATGAGGAAACTAGTAATTTTTAGGGGTGgcaatttttgacccgacacgaaaatacgacccgaaccgaacacgaaaaaatcaggttagggttgggtagtttcgggttcgggtcgaaatcgggtcgacccatttgacccaattaataaacaggtcgggttcgGATCAACTTGAAATGACCCGATTATAACCCACGAacccgtttataaataattataaatttaaactaaaattacaaattttaaaaagttaaaaaccctaaacatagagatatgttatgctattgattgcaatgttgctatgccttatcatttatgatatgaattttcaatttgtgtagataaatgttatttttaatttttaattaaatatacaaattttatttaatgaattcaggtcatattcgggtcaaacgggtcaaacaggttaaacgggtcaaacgggtcgaacgggttaaacgggtcaaacgggttaaacgggtcaaacgggtcgggttcgggtcgggttcgggtcaagtgcaaataaacagatcaggttcaggttgaatattttgacccgaaataataatcaggtcgggttcaggttgtcatttgccaacctaccaacctgccaacccgaacccgaaccgaattgccACCCCTAGTAATTTTAGTGGCTTATGGGCCTTAGGTCCAAATTCCAGGCCCAATTGTACATTTGTTTTTCCAATGTTTTGAGACtggattatatattaaatatGGCAAAAGGTGAAAATTTTAGGATGCGTTTGGTTTAtgcgtttttcatttttattttctgaaaaatatgtatttttgaaaaatgatatttggtttgcatttttcatatttattttctaaaaaattagataacgttttttagaaaaatagagaatgacaaaaaAGTCATTTTTTGTTTTTTAGAAAACGTGCGTTTTTTCAGAAAACGAAAATAGAAAATGTGTAAACCAAATATAcccttaaaattttcaaaatttttagttttagatatattatgttataaatagatcagaatttattttcttattttaattcaaatatatatgtatttttaataaaaaaaatgaaatatatcCAATTTAAATCACAGTGTTTAGAACGGATTCAAAAagctagttttaaattaaatatgcaatttcattgatttttattttgtaaaaatttccCGTTTTAACTTGTTCTtcattgttcaattttttttataattaaattggactaaattatcaataaaatctgatttttaaaatacaaatttGACCAAGTCAAATGGACACACAGGCGAACCAGTAAATTCAGTCAACCATCTACTTAAAGCAATTAAGCCTAACAACAACATATCCGAAATTCACTTCACAAATTTCATAAGTTGACTCGTCAGAGTAATTAACTAACACCTTAGATATGCAAGATCTAGTAAAGCACAATCTAAGgacttttttgatttttttttaaagcttgCAATTATTTCAACAAGATTTTTACTTTAGGATTTATGCATTAAATTATAGTAtcaagtaatatatatatatatatatatatatatatatatatatatatatatatatatatatataaacttttgattatttcaataaaaatttttctttagAATTTAAGGGTTAAATTAtagtattaaataaaaaaaaattcaaattaattgtTAGGTGTACGAGATGTGCGATATAATATCTTTAAGATAGTAAAATCTTTATACATATCAAACTTACATATTCATCATACGAACTCgtgcatttcatttttttttcttttttttttctgtagGGTATTAAGTAAACAAAATTTCAATTCGAATTTTTTTTAGTGTGCACAGGATGTGCGACATAAGATCTTTCGGTTAGCAAAATCTTATACACACTGAAGTTATCTTGCAGAATAAACTTAAGGATCTGTCATACGACCAttgcatttcatttcattttttttattttttatttttttttaaactttcggTTAATTCCAATACAATTTTACTTTTTAGGTTTAGGTGTTGGATTATcacattaaataaaaaaaaaattcaaatcgaaatattttttttatgtacaCAGGCATACGACATATGATCTtagtaaaattatataaaataaattaattaaggcgatcgaataaatttatattatcaaatttaataattaattaaataattttaaaattataaatttttaaataatcaaataaactgAGTCcgataatatttaaatgaattaaactcaatttcactcaaatttatataaaaaaaaattaagtcaaaTATAAATAACTATTTTAACTATTTGATTCCTTCAGCTATTTAATTATgtcattaaataaatttaaatattatgaCTTAACTACAT encodes the following:
- the LOC122042127 gene encoding microtubule-associated protein 70-5-like yields the protein MGSLGDAAGATELFASPSDPVIIELNRLQNCIMEKERELGLAKNEIKALKATEILKDKAVMKLSNELTKMDEKLRTTEKQLEQKNLDIKKLTNEKKEALIAQFAAEAILRRVYATQKDEEFIPVEVLLAPFESEIKEYRNEILMLREDIKALERLTKSKEEALAETESLLHSALEQTRNVEVVQNKNHELKRQIEIYQEENKILEKTYRKKVVEVEKLMKTIRELEESILAGGVTANAIRDYQRKITELNEDKRVVERELARVKVSASRIATAAANEWKDDGDKVIPVKQWLEERRVFQGEIQRLKDKLTLAERTAKTENQLKEKLSLRLKTLEQGMKHSSLHSERKKSGLPSPNGLKKSPYASNNGTVLQKPNSNSGDADNARGTENLNSYVVKKNLLALRSRSYNDTGKENAETNVRPNGHADDVITGRTEVNHEVKEKKYEDIKSQNESLEDGYEDMVSGFLYDKLQKEVINLRESHKDKDSVLIMKDDEIKFLLRKVDVLAKAAEVESKKKRRNAREKEMMIILEDKK